In Nicotiana tabacum cultivar K326 chromosome 21, ASM71507v2, whole genome shotgun sequence, one DNA window encodes the following:
- the LOC107810084 gene encoding tRNA A64-2'-O-ribosylphosphate transferase isoform X1, which produces MENPANLNIYKASRTIKRRENTLFNALRSIYEDSIFVGEISQLWPELPLLANLRCGLWYSQKFHSTCYFKSTDGHTNNWSFNTSRLNLHVALLAGQKGGCMIVDSTRKGKRFPDSMSKTIPIWTCVLNRAIWNYRMRCGLAGTAEKKETNNSTERGDSISDSYSWDCSLHLPLWVSNTERALIEERLDGWTKDLEVSGADIASIALSLNKPLRPLWISQKTVIWLNEVPDCDSWDFTPILLVSTSSPSSNFQQRTASEFSWRYIAGAGDDEESWARGLSPNLFWKHAYDLISSGPDMCNKKVADIIEKDRVYRAQRGENAPQISIKPSKSSTSSGRLPAEEQLDLESQFMNIDEKSSDNNSIFWLGESNVAVGTTQLAKDESGVDCVLSCDQESNSLCSKESEAYLNLSIVSSKFDRSSLLRNLPSAVNFAKNNLKKGQKLLVCCSSGEDISICVCLAILMSLFDDRGHFDEGRSFTERRVTKLELRRRLVFICQFAVNARPSRGNVKQVFNYLSGGNVETAS; this is translated from the exons AAAACGAAGAGAAAACACTCTCTTCAACGCCCTACGATCAATCTACGAGGATTCCATATTCGTCGGCGAGATTTCTCAGCTATGGCCGGAGCTTCCCCTACTTGCAAATCTCCGTTGTGGCCTTTGGTACTCTCAAAAATTCCACTCCACGTGCTATTTCAAGTCAACCGATGGACATACCAATAATTGGTCTTTTAATACCTCTCGCCTTAACCTCCATGTTGCCCTTCTTGCTG GACAGAAGGGAGGGTGTATGATTGTTGATTCAACAAGGAAAGGGAAGAGGTTTCCAGATAGTATGTCAAAGACAATACCGATTTGGACCTGTGTATTGAACCGTGCCATTTGGAATTACAGAATGAGATGTGGTTTGGCTGGTACTGCAGAAAAGAAA GAGACAAATAATTCCACCGAGCGTGGAGATAGTATTAGTGACTCTTATAGCTGGGATTGTTCCTTGCATCTCCCTTTGTGGGTCTCAAATACTGAAAGAGCACTTATTGAGGAGCGTTTAGACGGATGGACCAAGGATCTGGAGGTCAGTGGAGCTGATATTGCTTCCATTGCTTTGTCCCTGAATAAACCGCTACGCCCACTATGGATTTCACAAAAAACTGTGATCTGGTTAAATGAAGTACCTGATTGTGATTCTTGGGATTTCACTCCAATATTACTTGTTTCTACGTCCTCCCCAAGTAGCAATTTTCAGCAAAGAACCGCCTCTGAATTTAGTTGGAGGTACATAGCTGGAGCTGGAGATGATGAGGAAAGTTGGGCAAGGGGCTTGTCACCAAATCTTTTTTGGAAACATGCATATGATCTCATAAGCTCTGGTCCTGATATGTGTAACAAGAAGGTAGCTGATATTATTGAAAAGGACAGGGTATACCGTGCACAGAGGGGAGAAAATGCTCCTCAAATATCTATTAAGCCTTCAAAATCTTCTACGAGTAGTGGCCGTTTGCCTGCGGAAGAACAATTAGACCTGGAGTCTCAATTCATGAACATAGATGAGAAGTCTTCTGATAATAATTCCATATTTTGGCTGGGGGAAAGTAATGTAGCGGTTGGCACAACACAGCTTG CTAAGGATGAATCTGGTGTTGATTGTGTATTGAGTTGTGATCAGGAGTCGAATTCTCTTTGTTCCAAGGAGTCTGAAGCTTATCTAAACCTGTCTATTGTG AGCTCGAAGTTTGACCGATCTTCTTTATTAAGGAATCTTCCCTCAGCGGTGAATTTTGCAAAGAACAACTTGAAAAAAGGGCAGAAACTCCTAGTTTGCTGCAGTAGTG GGGAGGATATTAGCATTTGTGTTTGTTTAGCAATTTTGATGTCATTATTTGATGACAGAG GGCACTTTGATGAAGGGAGATCTTTTACTGAGAGACGAGTCACTAAGTTGGAGTTGCGACGACGATTGGTATTTATCTGCCAATTTGCCGTGAATGCTCGCCCGTCAAGAGGGAACGTTAAGCAGGTTTTCAATTATCTCAGTGGAGGAAATGTTGAGACAGCTTCTTAA
- the LOC107810084 gene encoding tRNA A64-2'-O-ribosylphosphate transferase isoform X2: MDIPIIGLLIPLALTSMLPFLLKGGCMIVDSTRKGKRFPDSMSKTIPIWTCVLNRAIWNYRMRCGLAGTAEKKETNNSTERGDSISDSYSWDCSLHLPLWVSNTERALIEERLDGWTKDLEVSGADIASIALSLNKPLRPLWISQKTVIWLNEVPDCDSWDFTPILLVSTSSPSSNFQQRTASEFSWRYIAGAGDDEESWARGLSPNLFWKHAYDLISSGPDMCNKKVADIIEKDRVYRAQRGENAPQISIKPSKSSTSSGRLPAEEQLDLESQFMNIDEKSSDNNSIFWLGESNVAVGTTQLAKDESGVDCVLSCDQESNSLCSKESEAYLNLSIVSSKFDRSSLLRNLPSAVNFAKNNLKKGQKLLVCCSSGEDISICVCLAILMSLFDDRGHFDEGRSFTERRVTKLELRRRLVFICQFAVNARPSRGNVKQVFNYLSGGNVETAS; this comes from the exons ATGGACATACCAATAATTGGTCTTTTAATACCTCTCGCCTTAACCTCCATGTTGCCCTTCTTGCTG AAGGGAGGGTGTATGATTGTTGATTCAACAAGGAAAGGGAAGAGGTTTCCAGATAGTATGTCAAAGACAATACCGATTTGGACCTGTGTATTGAACCGTGCCATTTGGAATTACAGAATGAGATGTGGTTTGGCTGGTACTGCAGAAAAGAAA GAGACAAATAATTCCACCGAGCGTGGAGATAGTATTAGTGACTCTTATAGCTGGGATTGTTCCTTGCATCTCCCTTTGTGGGTCTCAAATACTGAAAGAGCACTTATTGAGGAGCGTTTAGACGGATGGACCAAGGATCTGGAGGTCAGTGGAGCTGATATTGCTTCCATTGCTTTGTCCCTGAATAAACCGCTACGCCCACTATGGATTTCACAAAAAACTGTGATCTGGTTAAATGAAGTACCTGATTGTGATTCTTGGGATTTCACTCCAATATTACTTGTTTCTACGTCCTCCCCAAGTAGCAATTTTCAGCAAAGAACCGCCTCTGAATTTAGTTGGAGGTACATAGCTGGAGCTGGAGATGATGAGGAAAGTTGGGCAAGGGGCTTGTCACCAAATCTTTTTTGGAAACATGCATATGATCTCATAAGCTCTGGTCCTGATATGTGTAACAAGAAGGTAGCTGATATTATTGAAAAGGACAGGGTATACCGTGCACAGAGGGGAGAAAATGCTCCTCAAATATCTATTAAGCCTTCAAAATCTTCTACGAGTAGTGGCCGTTTGCCTGCGGAAGAACAATTAGACCTGGAGTCTCAATTCATGAACATAGATGAGAAGTCTTCTGATAATAATTCCATATTTTGGCTGGGGGAAAGTAATGTAGCGGTTGGCACAACACAGCTTG CTAAGGATGAATCTGGTGTTGATTGTGTATTGAGTTGTGATCAGGAGTCGAATTCTCTTTGTTCCAAGGAGTCTGAAGCTTATCTAAACCTGTCTATTGTG AGCTCGAAGTTTGACCGATCTTCTTTATTAAGGAATCTTCCCTCAGCGGTGAATTTTGCAAAGAACAACTTGAAAAAAGGGCAGAAACTCCTAGTTTGCTGCAGTAGTG GGGAGGATATTAGCATTTGTGTTTGTTTAGCAATTTTGATGTCATTATTTGATGACAGAG GGCACTTTGATGAAGGGAGATCTTTTACTGAGAGACGAGTCACTAAGTTGGAGTTGCGACGACGATTGGTATTTATCTGCCAATTTGCCGTGAATGCTCGCCCGTCAAGAGGGAACGTTAAGCAGGTTTTCAATTATCTCAGTGGAGGAAATGTTGAGACAGCTTCTTAA